ACTCGTACACCTGGTCCCCCCCTCCCTGCCGGAGGTCGCCACACTTTATGATTCCCTCGGAGCTGAATGGTCCGCCAATCTTCCCCTCGAACCCGGCGTGCGAATCTCCTCCGGCTCCAAACCCATTCGGCTGATGCGGGGAATCATTAAGCTCAAAACCGACGAAGGCGTTGAACTGGTCCTTGAAGGACCTATGGAATTCCAATTCCCAACCGATTCCCAATTATCGATGCAGTACGGCAAACTTCTGGCCCGTGTTTCCGCTCAGGGACTCGGCTTTTCCGTCAATACCCCCAATTCCAAAATTATTGACCTGGGTACCGAATTCGCCGTTCTCTGCCATCCGAATGGAGATGCAGAGGTCCACGTGTACAAAGGCAAAACCAATCTGATTGCCGGCCGGAAGGAAAACCAGAAAACCTCCCAGCTCCTTTTAGCCGGTTCCGCCCGAAAAGTACACTCGAAAGATTCCCTGGTCAGCGAAATCCGCTTTAATCCTGCCGCGGTCGTGCGGGCCTTTGATTCAAAAACAAACCTCATCTGGAAAGGGGAAACCCTTTCCTTGGCCGACATAGTAGGCGGCGGAAGCGGCTTAGGCACCGGAAAACTCTTTACCGGTATTGATGCCGCTTCCGGACAAGTCATCTCCTCCCTAAAAGACGGCAATATTTACACCGGCTCCGCCGACTGCCGACCTGTCCCGAACAACCCGCTCATTGACAGTGTCTTTGTCCCCGGAGCCGGCCCCAGCCCGACCGTTATCGCCGTCAATGGATTAACAGCCGACTGCTTTCCATCGACTTCCGGAACCTACTGGGGCTACATCTTCAATGGCGCCTTTCATCAAGGCATCACCTCGCCTCGACA
This portion of the Anaerohalosphaeraceae bacterium genome encodes:
- a CDS encoding NPCBM/NEW2 domain-containing protein; the encoded protein is MSPQEQTLLNEQLFRLLDNDLSSSQLEQLNRLLTSDSQARLYYCRFLQDIAALSFRACADISEADSETGSSILAEQFWRQMIEEEKNAPAVERTFPEPPTPQPLRPAASARPRTPGRLAYAAAIVSAAALLFILALVHLVPPSLPEVATLYDSLGAEWSANLPLEPGVRISSGSKPIRLMRGIIKLKTDEGVELVLEGPMEFQFPTDSQLSMQYGKLLARVSAQGLGFSVNTPNSKIIDLGTEFAVLCHPNGDAEVHVYKGKTNLIAGRKENQKTSQLLLAGSARKVHSKDSLVSEIRFNPAAVVRAFDSKTNLIWKGETLSLADIVGGGSGLGTGKLFTGIDAASGQVISSLKDGNIYTGSADCRPVPNNPLIDSVFVPGAGPSPTVIAVNGLTADCFPSTSGTYWGYIFNGAFHQGITSPRHDLYLDGLIAGTPDNPAITIHSNLGITFDLSRIRQTIPGLKIKAFRAAAGVSETVRQSLEKEKNRSFDDFPDVKKVFDAGFSKVEFWVLIDGKPAFHQTRSSEQGGCPIHIPISEGDQFLTLAVTESDDTQAYDWALFARPELILESAEN